A single window of Oncorhynchus clarkii lewisi isolate Uvic-CL-2024 chromosome 10, UVic_Ocla_1.0, whole genome shotgun sequence DNA harbors:
- the LOC139419378 gene encoding regulatory factor X-associated protein-like — protein MSEEESNTSAGNNNKDSSIILNKDGQTYYVDKSGVVDSRNVVTRQESDNNMFSYDMDDAEEESDVLDTSDPRDNAASPEEPNDEDDDDEEGYGDSDNISKTCTYDGCTETTTQVAKQRKPWMCKKHRNKMYKDKYKRKKSDQAMSTSKQDESLEERPVSVNKQRLGTVGDRPARPSLIEQVLNQKRLSLLRSPEVIMFLQQQQRLLATQSLSQSQPHFQGC, from the exons ATGAGTGAAGAGGAGAGTAACACGTCAGCGGGTAACAACAATAAGGACTCGAGCATTATCCTCAACAAAGACGGACAGACGTACTACGTTGACAAGAGCGGTGTTGTCGACAGTAGAAATGTAGTCACACGACAAGAGTCGGACAACAACATGTTCTCCTACGATATGGATGATGCCGAAGAGGAGAGCGATGTTTTGGACACGTCGGACCCGCGGGACAACGCTGCGAGTCCCGAAGAACCCAACGACGAAGACGATGATGATGAAGAAGGCTACGGGGATAGCGATAACATTTCAAAGACTTGTACATACGACGGGTGCACGGAAACTACGACTCAGGTAGCCAAGCAGCGGAAGCCGTGGATGTGTAAAAAACACCGCAACAAGATGTACAAAGACAAATACAAGAGGAAGAAGAGCGACCAGGCTATGTCCACTAGCAAACAAGAT gagagcttGGAGGAGAGGCCTGTATCTGTGAACAAGCAGCGTCTTGGTACCGTGGGGGACCGGCCGGCCAGACCCTCCCTCATCGAACAGGTGCTCAACCAGAAGAGACTG TCTTTGCTGAGGAGTCCTGAGGTGATCATGtttttacagcagcagcagcgtcTCCTGGCCACCCAGAGCCTCAGCCAATCACAGCCTCACTTCCAGGGCTGCTAA